The Rouxiella sp. WC2420 region AAGTATTGTCACTGCTATTGCTGTTGTCATTATCGTTGTTATACACCGGGTTATCCCAGGAATTGTCGCCGCTCAACAACGGATCGGTTGCCGGGTTGAAATTCTCGGTCGTGTTGTTTACCGAGTTATCTTCAACGATGTTGACGATTTCTGAAGGCTGGCTGTGATGGAACATGCCGGTCAGCATGTCTGCCAGCACTACCCCACCCGCGACACCTGCGGCAGTTTTCAATGCGCCACCGATAAAGCCAGAACCGATTGGCGCAGCAGGGGCCTGCTGGTATGCCGGTTGTTGAGGTGCTTGCTGATATGCCGGCTGTTGCGGTGCAGCATTGTTACCCCAGCCGTTATTCTGGGTGCCTGGAATGGGCGCATTACCGGAAGATTGGCTATTTTGCGGCTGGCTGTTACCACCGCC contains the following coding sequences:
- a CDS encoding DUF2076 domain-containing protein; this translates as MQSEEQRLIEGLFSRLQQAESNTAPRDAEAERLIQSCVSKQPSAPYYMAQSMIIQEAALKRMNAQVQELQQQVAQLQSQAQNSKPQSTGFLAGLFGGGNSQPQNSQSSGNAPIPGTQNNGWGNNAAPQQPAYQQAPQQPAYQQAPAAPIGSGFIGGALKTAAGVAGGVVLADMLTGMFHHSQPSEIVNIVEDNSVNNTTENFNPATDPLLSGDNSWDNPVYNNDNDNSNSSDNTYSGFLNDSDDSFFGGNNDDDDDSFF